CCGCCTCAAGCAGGTGCAGGAAGAACTACGCCGGGCCAGCCTCGAGGCCCATTCCGCCAGCCAGGCCAAGAGCCGATTCCTGTCGAGCATGAGCCATGAGCTGCGCACGCCACTCAACGCCATTCATGGTTTCGCCCAGTTGATCGAGATCGAGACACAGGACAAACCCGATGCAGCGCAGGAGGCCGATTATGCCCACGAGATCGTCAATGCCAGCCGCCACCTGACCTCGCTGGTGGACGACATCCTCGATCTCTCCAGCATCGAGAGTCGGCGTCAGCAACTGCAGTTGCAGCCCATCGAGATCACCACCTTGCTCAATGGCTGTGCCGAGCTGGTGCAGCCGGAGGTGCAGCAGAGGCAGTTACAGCTCCAAGTGATGGCGCCGGACGAGCCTTCGCTCTACGTGCAGGGCGATCCGCGCCGAGTGCGGCAGATCCTGCTCAACCTGCTGTCCAACGCCATCAAGTACAACAGCCCGCAAGGCATGATCCGTATGGGCTACGAGGTGCGTGCCGCATGCGTGCGTCTATGGGTCGAGGACACCGGGCCGGGCTTGTCCGACGAGCAACTGGAGCAACTGTTCCAGCCCTTTCAGCGTCTTGGCCGGGAAAGCTCGAACATCCCCGGTAGTGGCATCGGCCTGGTGCTCTGCCGTGAGCTGGCCAGCCTGATGCAGGGTGAAGTCGGGGTGCAGAGTGAGGTGGGGATAGGCAGTCGCTTCTGGCTCGATCTACCCAGCGCGGCGCGGCCCGATGAACCCATGCTGGGAGAGAAACTGCAGCCGGCACGCTTTGCGCCCAGCTTGGTGCAGGTGCTCTGCGTCGAAGATCACCCGGCCTGTCAGCGCATATTGCAGGAGGCATTGCGCGAGTTCGCCGAAGTGCGTGGCGTGAGCTCGCGGCAGAGTGCTCTGGCTGAGCTGCAGGGCAGCGTGCCGGCACTGGTGCTGCTGGACATCGATCTGCCCGATGGCAGCGGGCTGGAGGTGCTCGACGCGATGCGCGCCGAACCGCGCCTGCGCGAGGTGCCGGTCATGGTGATCAGCGCGGTGGCCGATACTCGGCTGTTCGAGGACGCGATGGCGCGTGGCGCTTCGCTCTGCCTGAGCAAACCCGTGGATTTGCAGGCCGTGCGCCAGGCAGCTCTGGGGTTGATCTACAGCGGCTATTGAGCCGCCTTAGATCAGCGCTGCTGCAGACTGATGTGCAGGTTGCCCGTTGCTCCCTGTTCAGCATGGATCGCCACATCCAGAAAGCGTTCGATCACCCGCATGTTGCTGCTCAGGTGCTCGCTCATGCGTGGCGTGCTGAAGCTGCCACTGCCGGCCATGGCCAGTGGCAGCAGCAGTTGGTCGGCCAGGTGCTCGGCCACGGCCGCGCCGCTGTGCAGCCATTCCCGTACCTGATCCACGGCCTGATCGGCGACCTGCTCGGCGCGCACGCGGCTCTGGCCGAAGCTGCTGAATACCTCGGTGAGGTGCTCGCAGGCGATCTCCAACAGCAACACGTTGCCCGGGCCGATCTGCTTGTCCAGCCAGACACCTCGTAGCGCCTGTTCCGGCCACTTCAGGCGTTTGCCGACACGTTCCAGCTCGCGTTCTGCCACATGGCCAGGTACGTCGGCCACCAGGGCGGTGGCCTGTTGGCCGTGAATGGTGCCTGGGGCCTGCAGATGCAAGGGGCTCAGTTGCGAGGGCACGACCCGCAGGACGATGGCTCCGCCGCCGGCTGGCGCGAAGCCATGGCGTAGCAGTTCGATATGCACTTGCGCGCCCATGCGCTTCAACAAGGGCAGCCAGGCGCGTTCGAGAAACTCGAAAGGAGGCGCCATCGGGTTGTGGGTACCGCCGCTGATATGCACCTGGCTGGGCTGATCGGCTCGCAGCAGGGCTGGTAGCAACGTTTGCAGCACCAGGCTGCAACTGCCTGCCGTACCGATGGCGAAGTCATGGTTGCCGCCCCGAATCGCCCCAGGGGCGAAGCTCAGGCTTTGCGCACCGAGCTGTGCGCCTTCGACCTGAGCCGAGCTGATCTGCGCTGCGGCCATTACGGCCGTGAGGTGCTGGCGCAGCAAACCTGGACGGCTGCGTTTGGCGCGGATGTTGTGAATGCGAAACGGCTTGCCAGTGATCATCGACAGGCTTAGCGCGCTGCGCAGTATCTGGCCACCGCCGATGGCGCCGTCCAGTTCGATAAGATCCTTGTTCATCGTGTGAATCCTTGATCCTTCCCGCGCTCCGCGTGGGAATGCTCCTCGGTTGGTGGCCTGGGTTGAGCAGGTGAAGATCACCCTGGGTATCGCTGTGCTCGACCCAGGTTACGGGGCGCCTCAAGCGTAACCTTTGACCATCTCGCGCAGGTAGGCGTCGAGCAGGCCGTTGTCCGCTCGCGTGCGCGGCAGGCTCGGCACCGGCCGCTCCAACTGCGCCTCGATAAACGCGTGCAGGGCTGGGCGGCGCGGGCTGTAGGCAGACTCGTCGGCGCTGCGCTTGAGGGCCAGCAGCTCGTTCACTTCGGCCAGCAGCGCTGGGGCATCCACCGTCTGTAACAGCTCGGCGAAGGTCATCGGAGGCCGGCCACGGCCCTGGTCGATCCACAGCACGGCGAGCAGCGGGCGCAGTACGTAGAAGTACTTCTTGAAGCGCACCGTCTCGCCTTGCAGGTAGCCGCGAAAGTTCTTTTTGGCCATCGACAGGTAGTGGTTGCGTGCTGCCGGCGGGCTGTAGAACAGCTCGGCCAGTTCGCGCAGGCGCGCCGTCGCCTCATCCTCCTGGCGGTACACCAGGGGCGAGTCGAGCCACTCCAGTAGCGTCGGGTTGGATTTGCGCAACAGCCCGAGGGTCTTGCGCAGCTCCCAGCCGCTGACGTCCAGCTCGTCGTCCAGCGGTCGCTCGATCACGTCGCGCGGTGTGTCGACCTGGACGAACCAGTCGGGCTTTTCCACATAAACGAAGCGCACGTCGTAGTCGCTATTGGTCGAAGCGAAGCCCCAGGCGCGGCTGCCCGACTCGCAGGCATAGAGCACCTTGACGTTGTGCTCGCGCTCGACTCGTTCCAGTTCCGTCAGTACCCGCGCGCGCATAGCGTCGCTGAGCGGGTGGCGTTGTTGCATGTCCATGTTTTTTATCCTTGTTCAGTCTGTCGCGCTGGCGGCCAGAGCAGACAATGTCCGGCGACGTGGGTTGTACAGGGTGAGGCACCAGATGCCCCACCATTCCTTGCCGTCCTCGAAGTAGTCGCTCCACGTGCTGCGCTGCGGCTCTGCGTCTGCATTGCCGACCCAGTCGAGCACCTGCATGCCTTCTTCCGGATACAGCCGTAGCATTTGCAGCCATTCGCGAAAATCCGCCACTTGCAATTGGGTGCCGTAGGGCGGGTCGCGGAAGGCGCGGCACAGCAGGCCTTCCTCGCTGGATAGCTCCCGAATGGCACCGGTCGTGAGCGGCTGAGAGCTTGCTTTAGTCAGGTCGGTAGTCCATTCGGGCCAGTGGCAGTTTGCATGGCGGGCATCCTGGGCAATC
The genomic region above belongs to Pseudomonas sp. GOM7 and contains:
- the rtcA gene encoding RNA 3'-terminal phosphate cyclase, with the protein product MNKDLIELDGAIGGGQILRSALSLSMITGKPFRIHNIRAKRSRPGLLRQHLTAVMAAAQISSAQVEGAQLGAQSLSFAPGAIRGGNHDFAIGTAGSCSLVLQTLLPALLRADQPSQVHISGGTHNPMAPPFEFLERAWLPLLKRMGAQVHIELLRHGFAPAGGGAIVLRVVPSQLSPLHLQAPGTIHGQQATALVADVPGHVAERELERVGKRLKWPEQALRGVWLDKQIGPGNVLLLEIACEHLTEVFSSFGQSRVRAEQVADQAVDQVREWLHSGAAVAEHLADQLLLPLAMAGSGSFSTPRMSEHLSSNMRVIERFLDVAIHAEQGATGNLHISLQQR
- a CDS encoding nucleotidyltransferase domain-containing protein, encoding MDMQQRHPLSDAMRARVLTELERVEREHNVKVLYACESGSRAWGFASTNSDYDVRFVYVEKPDWFVQVDTPRDVIERPLDDELDVSGWELRKTLGLLRKSNPTLLEWLDSPLVYRQEDEATARLRELAELFYSPPAARNHYLSMAKKNFRGYLQGETVRFKKYFYVLRPLLAVLWIDQGRGRPPMTFAELLQTVDAPALLAEVNELLALKRSADESAYSPRRPALHAFIEAQLERPVPSLPRTRADNGLLDAYLREMVKGYA